The segment GTTATGCCAACGCCCAAGTAGCATATCATTGCCATATGCTGAGCCAACATATTTTTTTCCAGTTTTGGTATCTACTACTAGGTACACAGCTTTTTGATTTTCCAAGGCTGTTTTCCAAGCGGTTGTTTTGATGAGAGATTCTAGCTCGCTCCAAGTTACATTGACACTATCATAGCCTGGGAATTCTACTTTTAAAACCTCTCTTTTGAACTCTAAAACCTCTAAATTATCTAGGCATGTTTCAAGATTTGGGTAGCTTTGGCGGAAATCTTTTTTGAAGCCAACTACGAGCTTACCTATAAATTCAGCGCTGATATCGGTTAGCCTTGTGTTGTATTTGTGATACTCTTTGCCATTTTGCGTTACTATGCCAGAAGTGCCTAAACTCTCATAAATGCCTACAAATAGCCATTCATCTTTTTTTAAATAGCAAAAAGAAAGTATATATTTTCGTTCAAAGTTTTTTGGGTTTGGAGGTCTTGATCGTCGTTGAATTTTCCATTTAAAAATATTTTTAGAGGTAGTTTGGCGTCTTTGCTATCCCCTCCCCCAATCGCAAAATGCGCTTTAAAATCTTTTTGATTTTCGGCCAAAAATGGCAATAAATTTGATAATTTCATTTGCTTCTTTTAAGTTTGATTTTGTATTTAAGCTTCATCTCCGTTTAGATGCCTATCTAAAAAGAGATGAATGTGAAATTAGAGATTACTTAATTTTATTAAGATCTAATTTTATAGCTTCATTATCAATGTGGCTGATGGTTGAATTTAAGATATTTTGTGCTATCTCTTTGGCTTCATCTAGTGAGTGCATTTTGTATGTTCCACATTGAAATTTATTTAATTCCGGGATATCGCTTTGGCTTTTTACAGATAGGATATCATTCATAGATAGTCGCCAAGCTTCTATAACATCATCTATTTTAGGTGTTCCGATGAGACTCATATAAAATCCGGTTCTACAACCCATCGGCGATATATCTATGATTTCAACACTATTTGAATTTAGATGATCTCTCATAAAACCCGCAAAAAGATGCTCTAGCGTGTGAATCCCACGCTCCGGCAAGATATCTACATTTGGCTTACAAAATCTCAAATCAAAAACACTGATATCATCGCCTTTTGGGGTTTTCATCACCTTAGCAAGTCTAACGCCTGGGGCGTTCATAATAGTATGATCTACGCAAAAACTATCAAGTAATGGCATATTATTTCCTTTATAATTTTTGCGTAATTGTATCAAAAATTAGCTAAAATTTGCTCTGATTTGGTCGCACCAATTTGAAATTCTAGAATCAACTTCATCGCCATAATTATCAAAATCAAGCGCCAAGCCCACAAATCCGCCATCTCTAGCTGCTCTTGACTCTTTAAAATCATATTTTGGAGCCTCTGTAGCACCTACGATATTTGCGCCTAATTCTGTGCATTTTTCAAACAAAATACCCAAAGCATCGCAATATGTATCATCATAGCTAGAGCTATCGCCAACGCCAAATAAAGCAACTGTTTTGCCACTTAAGTTTAGCTCAGAAAAGTCAAAAGCATCCATATCATCTTGTAAATCACCGCTTCCCCAAGTTGATGAGCCGATTATTAATTTATCAAATCCATTGATCTCATCTGCTGAAGTCTCAGATATATTTAAAACTGTATCGATGCCTAAATTTGCTGCGATTTTATTCGCTGCTTCTTCTGCGTTTCCCATTGAACTACCAAAAATTACTGCTGTCATATTTACCTTTCACATTTAAATTCACGATCTAAGCCAAAAACTTTACAATATTCGCAATACACACAACTCACGCTTCTTTTAGCGCAAACTAGCTTGATATTGCGTTTTTTGGCTTGAGTTTTTATCTTTTTCATCGTGTTATGATTTAAAAAACTAGTTAGCATTACAACGCATTCTACCTCTTGAGGTATGGGCTTGCGATTTACTCTATTTTCGTTTCTTGCATCCCAATGCTCTATCTTGCTAACGCCTAAACCTTGTAAAACTGCCCTAATCGGTGCTATCTCATCTGCGCCTATTACTAATACTGACATTTTTTGCCTTTATAATATTTTGATAATTGTTATTATAAAAAAACTATCATAAATTTAAGCTTATTTTGATTTTAATTATCAAAAATATTTTAGCAAAGGCTTGATTTTACACCTTTTAAATCTTTAAATTTCAATTTTTTTACAATTATAATTGATAAAAATTATCAATTATATTAGATTATTCCTCCTTATTTTAGCTTATTTAATTAAGAGATTATATCAAAAATAAAATAACTAAATATAAACTCACATATCAAATTTACGCCTATATCTATCCAAAAGCGTGATATTGCCCAGCATTCCGCCTTGATGGATATAGAGAATTTCGCCTTTAAATATATCTAAATTCGCCATCAAAGTAAGCCACCCAACCCCATCATACAATAGCTCAAACTCCACACCACAGCTATCTAAAAGCTCTTTATATATCGCATAAATTTCAGCATAAATTTTACCAAAATGATATTTTTTGGGCGGATTTAGGATATTAACCTTGCTAAATGGATCAAGTGATAAAATCTCTCTTTTAAGATAGTCGCTATCACCTACACAAGGCGTTGTCCAAACCGCCATATCATCTAAATTTTTTGCCAAAAATGCCGCACTACACCCTGTCCCGCTAGGCAAAAATATATCAAATTTTATGCCATTTTTTTTGGCAAAATCCATAATTATCTTAGCTTGCTCTTTAAATCCAAGCTCGGCTTCGCTCATCGCTACGCCCTCTGGGATAAAGATATCTTGGCTATATTTACACTCATTTTTTGCTGATTGAGAGGGATTATCGCTAAGGTGGATCTCCATACCATTTTTTAATGCTGCGGCGTAGTTTCCGCAAGGATTTTTAAGCAAAAAATCACAAATATGATGAGTGAAATATAGAAATTTAACCCCACGCATCTTGGCTAAAACGCTTATGGAGTACATAGCATTTGACTGACTTGAGCCGTGTGAGATAAATCTATTTATAGGATTTAAATTCAAAAAATAGGCAAGCTTTCTAGCTTTATTGCCATTAAATTCGCCTCTTATCAGATCATCTCTTAAAATCCAAAATCTACGCCCTTTAAAATATATCGGCTCAATTTTCACACTAATTCAAAACCTGTTCAATAAAGTATTGAGAGTCTTTTAAATCAAATTTAATCTTAACTCTAAAGCTGGCTACAGGGTCTTCTACACCATCTTTTAATACTATTTCGCTATTGCTTTTACCAACTGCGATGAGATATTTGCTTAAATTTGAGTCTTTGTAGGTTGCGTAGGCAAATTTCATAATCTCTAAGGCTCTTTTTTGTGATAATTCTAGATTATGTAGATATCCTCCATCACTATCTGTGTGGCATTCGATAATGATTTTATCAATATTTTTAGCGATATCTGGCGAGAGAATATAATCGAAATATACCTTAAAAATTCGCCTTAAATCAAATTTAGCATCATCTCTAATAGCTGTGGAATTAATATTAAAAATCTTAGCCGCACTCATGGTAACTTCGGCATTTTTGGGATCTATTTTGGCTATAGAGCCTAATTTGCTTTGTAGAGAGATTCCTATATTTTCTCTGATTTTAGTGTAGGTTTCTAGGCTTTGTTTCGTAGATTGTAGATCTTTTTGAAGTATCTCTATCTCGCTATCTTTTTGTTCTATTTCGATTTTTAGATTACTGATTTGCTCATCTTGAGTATAGATTTGAGTTATCAATTCATCGTTTTTTAGGCTAATAACATCTAAGCTACTATTTATGGTGGTTGTGGATTTGGCTAGTTCTTGATTTAAATTTTTATAAAGCTTATCCAAAGTAGCGGCGTCGGGGTTTGCTTTGAGCTTATTTACAAATTCATTTATACTATCGTGTTTGTTTTTTAGCTCTTTATTAGCAGCGTTTAAAGAGGTGATATTTTCGTTTAAATCCTTTTGTAGATATAGAAGTTCAGAAGCAAAGATAGAGTATCTTACTACCACGACTCCAACTACTAGCACAAATAGAAAAAACAGCCCCGTCATCAACCCAGCAAAGCTTAGCCAAAAGCTGGATTTTTCATCATTTGATATATCAATTTTCATTAATCATTCTTCTCATTGACGGTTTTATTCTCGTCTTGGCTATTTTCAATAGATTTTGATAGAGATTCATAATCGCTATTTTCTAGCTTTTCAAGGGCGATATTTGCTTCGTTATCGATCTCTTGAATGCTTTTTTTCAGCTCTTCTACGATAGCTGAGCTATTGTCCTTAGTAGTGCTCTCTTCATCAAAAACATATCTAAATGCCTGCATTCCATCTATCATAGCTACCTTAAATCCATCAAGAGCGAGTTGCTGTTTTTCAAGTATATTGATACTAAATTCCTCTAATGAGCGCTCAAATTTACTAATATTCATACCCAAATCATTGACACTTTTATCGAGTCTTGCTACACGCTCATCGCTGATACTTTGTAATCTTGTATAGTTTTCGCTCCATTTAATTTGTAGCTCTTTTATATTGCTATTAAATAAATTTAAAACATTGATAATTTCTGCGTGAATTTTAATCATATCTTTTTGATCTCTTTGAGATTTAATAAGCATTCCCATTGTCTGTTTGATATGCTCACTGCTTACTTTGACGGCGTCTTCTTCTGTTTTGAGAAGTTTGGTGAAATTATCAAATTTTCTCTCTATAACATTATCTAACTCTTTAAAAAACTCCTGTTTGCTAACATAATCAAATATCACGCCAATTTTTTCAAAGCTACCTAAGGTCTCTTGCATATATCTTTGCTGTATCTCTTCTGAAGTCCAAAAAAATGGTATTGTGGCGTTTTTTTGTCTGGCGATTAGCTTTTCAAATCTACTAATACCAAATCTCTCAAAAAATATCCACCAAAGAGCCAAAAATATACCATAAGCACAGATATAAAACGAACTTCCAATCCCTGCAAATAGCTTTGTAATCTCACCTTCTAAAGCTAAAATATCAGCCGAGCTAAGCGTTGGCATAGATATAGCAATGCTTATAAATGTCCCAAACACCCCAAGCATAGGGAATACCCCAGTTGCTACAGAGGCGTAATTGTCATTTCTAACATCTTTTGAATATTTCAAAGCAAATTGATCGAAGCTACCATTGGATTTTCTATCTTTGCCAATTGTAAGAAGGGTTTTGATAATGTAGTTTTTTAGCTCTTTTTTAAATAGATCCTTTTTTTGCTCAAACAAACAGCACCCAAGCTCAGCACTATGCCTAGCAAAAATCAACGCAATCACAAGCATAACTCCCATAATCACGACAATATCAAGTCCCATATCAAGCTTAATAACTCCAAAATAACAGAGCAAGCAAGCCACATAAATCAAAACTGGCAATAAAACTATCTTAAAATATACTAATTTACTCTGCCTATTTCCATCTTCTGGTAGAGATATCTCGCCTAGTTCGCTCTCTTTTTCCATCTAAACTTCCTTTTAATTTACACTAATCTTAACCATCAAAAATAGCTAAGATTAATGAAATTTAGCCAAAGATATCTTTGGCTAAATAGTTTAATTTTTATTCATACAATTGAGATTTTCGTAAGCTTCTAATAGCCTTTTTACCATACTTTCTTCGCCGTATCTTAGCCATTTTCTAGGATCATAATACTTCTTGTTTGGCTTATCACTACCTTCTGGATTGCCAATTTGGCCTTGTAAATAGCTATGATTTTTCGCTTCATATTCACGCACACCATCCCAAAAAGCCCATTGAGTATCAGTATCGATATTCATCTTAATCACGCCATAGCTCACAGCTGCTTTGATATCAGCAAGCTCACTACCGCTACCGCCATGAAATACGAAATTTACTGGTTTATTGTCAGTTGTGTTGAATTTGGCCTTGATATACTCTTGAGAATTTTTTAATATCTCTGGTCTAAGCACGACATTACCAGGTTTATAGACTCCATGGACATTACCAAAACTAGCAGCAATGCTAAATTTATCACTTATAGCCCCAAGAGTTTCATAAGCTAAGGCTACATCTTCGGGTTGAGTGTATAAAAGTGCATTATCTACATTTGTGTTATCCACTCCATCTTCTTCTCCACCTGTTACGCCAAGCTCTATTTCAAGTGCAATTCCAAGGCTACTTAAACTCTTTAAATACTCTTGGCAAGTTGCGATATTTTCATCCAAAGGCTCTTCGCTAAGATCAAGCATATGAGAGCTAAATAGCGGCACACCGCAATTTTTGATATTTTCACGACTAGCTTGGATCAAAGCATCTATCCATGGCAATAGCTTTCTAGCGGCGTGATCAGTGTGTAAAATCACAGCAACACCATAAGCTTGTGCCAATAAATGGACATGCTTAGCCCCTGCTATCGCACCTAAAACATCGCTATTTGGGCATGATTTACCAGCGTAATAGCTTGCTCCACCATTGCTAAATTGTATAATTACAGGTGAATTTGCTATTTTGGCTGCTTCCATAACGGCATTTACAGAGTGGCTTCCTACGACATTAACCGCCGGAATAGCAAAGCCCTCGCTCTTAGCATAATCATATAATTTGCTAAGGTCATCACCCCAAACTACTCCAGGTTTTACGATATCCATTACTCCCATATCATACCCCTATTATTTGTATTCTATCTTTGCGCCTTGTCTTAACTTATCCATTTTATCTTGCATTACACCTCTGAATTTTTCAGCTCTTAACTGCTCTTCAATGTTGTTTTTAACCTTATCGTAAGCTACTGTGGTTTTAGCTTTTGAATCCTCTTTTAAGATTACATGATAGCCAAATTCGCTTTTAACTGGTTTTATAGTAATTGCTCCATTTTTTAAGCCAAAAGCAGCCTTGCTAAATGCTGGCACCATTCTTGACTCATCAAACCAACCTAGCTCACCACCATTAGCAGCACTTCCTCTATCTATTGATTTAGTTTTAGCTAATTCACTAAATTTAGATGTCAAAGCATCACCTTTTAGCCCTTTTAATTGAGCGATTATATCTTCAGCTTCTTTTTGTGTTCCTACTAGGATATGTTTTGCTTTGACTTGTGCTGGGCTTACAAAAATTGTGTCTTTGTTTTTTTCATAAAATGCCTTTACATCAGCGTTTGATATTTTGATTTTTTTATATTCGTTTTGTGTCCATACATTTCTTAATACATTATCTTCGCTAAATTTCAAAGCATCTTTATACTCTTTTGTTTTATCTATTCCATCTTTTTTAGCTTGTTCTAGGATTAATTCGCCATTGATAGCCATCTCTATTAGCTGTTTTTTCATCTGCTCTGGGATTTTGTTAAAATCACTGCCGTGAGCACCTAATAAAGGAGCCAAATCTTCTTCTTTGATATCTTTACCATTTACACTAGCAAGCACCGCTGCGTTTAGACTCATACTAGCTGCTAAGCTAAGAGCTAGAAATAGACCTTTTTTCATCTCTTTTCCTTGTGTTAAATTTTTAAAATAAGTTGGGTATTATATCTTAAATTTGATTATATATTATTGAATTTAGATTATATTTTTTATATTTTGTTATAATTTTGAGATGAGAAGTAAAAGAGATATAGATAGGATTAAGGCTCTATTTTTAGAGCATTTTAGTGGTGCGAAGACGGAGCTACATTTTCGTAATTTATATGAGCTTTTAGTGGCTGTGATGCTATCAGCGCAATGTACTGATAAGAGAGTGAATTTGATAACTCCGGCGCTTTTTAGAGAGTATCCAGATATAAAAGCCTTGGCAAATGCTAATCTAATGAGCCTAAAACTCCTTATAAATAGTTGTAGTTTTTTTAATAACAAAGCTGTGAATTTAATCAAGATGGCAAATTCAGTTATGAGTGATTTTAATGGTGAAATTCCACTTGATGAAAAGAGCTTAGTCAAGCTAGCAGGCGTGGGACAAAAGACTGCTCATGTAGTATTGATAGAGTATCAAGAGGCAAATTTAATGGCTGTGGATACTCATGTTTTTAGGGTATCGCATAGGCTTGGGCTAAGCACTGCTAAAACCCCGCAAGCTACAGAGATAGATCTAGTAAAGGCATTTAAAACGAATTTAAACACACTTCATCAAGCTATGGTATTACATGGTCGCTACACTTGTAAAGCTATAAAGCCCAAATGCGATGAGTGCTTTTTAAAAGAGCTGTGTAGAGCTAAGATATAAGCTCTACATCCCAAGACTTAAGCGATTCGCTCATTGTATCCCTAGTCGCTTCCATCATACCAGCAAGGCTAAAGAAATAATACCCATGCTGTCTGACATACTCAAAAATTTTCTTATCTTTATCATTTTTATTATTCTCTGGTCGCACCATTAATTCACCAAATTCCATCTCTTGGTGTAGGCAAAAATTATTTGCTACATGGTAGTATCCAGCGTCAAATATCTCATCATTTTTTAGATTGTTTTTAAATCTATCAATTCTCTCTTTTAACTCATAAAATTTAGGATAATACGGCTCTTTACCACGCTCGATATCTCTATTAGCACTCTCTACGGCTTTACTAATCTTTTTAAATAGCTCTTCGCATAGCTTTTGCTTTTCTAAGCCATATTTGATAAAGCTCTCTATAAGCTCTTTTTGCGATTTTATCTTGGATTTGGCTGATTGTAGGCCAACTGGTTTAGGTATTATAATGCTTTTTGCAGTGTTCTCGGCTAAAATTTCATCTACTAACTCACTAAAAGGCTTTTCTATCATTCCGTGAATTCTAGCTCCGCCTTCTGTGGCGTTATATACTTTTACCTTATAATCATGATGAACTGGCTCCATCATAGACTCAAAATACCCACGAAAGAAATTCCAAACATCAGTGCTTTTAACCTCGCCTACTCCGCCATATGCGATAGCTGTTTGTGGTCTTTGTCTAGCATTTGGGTTTATGGTTATGGTGCCATCTTCTTTTATGTAGTTTTCAAACATATTCCCCTTAGCATGGCTAGCTCCATCTTTGCCAAATGCAAGGTCTTGACCGATAAATATAATTCTTTCGCATTTAAGTCTAAGAGCCATATCAAAAGCAAAGTGTGCCGAGCTAGGACCTCTAGACATAAATGGGATATCATCTTTTAATAAAAATTCAAATCTAATTGGCCTATGAGCGTAAGTGCGATTTCGCCCTTCTAAATTTTTGCTAGTTTGGGGATGAGTTAGAGATGCTGCCATAAATACTATATCATTATCAAATTCGCTTGGCTGGCTTTGAAAAAACTCACTAGTCTTCTCTACTCTCTCCATCGTAGTGACAAAATCAGGCTTAATACCATGTAGCTTTAAGACATGATAAGATGCATCTGGGATAAGGATTAATGCGTGTGGGGCAACCTTTTTTAAAAGCTCAATCTGTTTATTTAAACTAGGACCGGTAGATGCGATGATGGCGGTTTTATTTTTGCTAATATTAAGATCAATTATATCTTTTAGTTGTAAGCTACTATATACATTTGGTAAATTATATATAACATGCTTGATCCCTAGTAGATTATCATATGCGTCATTGCCGGAATTTAAGATAACTTTAGATGATGATTCTATGATTTTTTGGTTAATTTTTTGAGCTATATCGCCATAATTTTTCGCATAATAA is part of the Campylobacter lanienae NCTC 13004 genome and harbors:
- the luxS gene encoding S-ribosylhomocysteine lyase, which produces MPLLDSFCVDHTIMNAPGVRLAKVMKTPKGDDISVFDLRFCKPNVDILPERGIHTLEHLFAGFMRDHLNSNSVEIIDISPMGCRTGFYMSLIGTPKIDDVIEAWRLSMNDILSVKSQSDIPELNKFQCGTYKMHSLDEAKEIAQNILNSTISHIDNEAIKLDLNKIK
- the fldA gene encoding flavodoxin FldA; this translates as MTAVIFGSSMGNAEEAANKIAANLGIDTVLNISETSADEINGFDKLIIGSSTWGSGDLQDDMDAFDFSELNLSGKTVALFGVGDSSSYDDTYCDALGILFEKCTELGANIVGATEAPKYDFKESRAARDGGFVGLALDFDNYGDEVDSRISNWCDQIRANFS
- a CDS encoding DUF2325 domain-containing protein, with amino-acid sequence MSVLVIGADEIAPIRAVLQGLGVSKIEHWDARNENRVNRKPIPQEVECVVMLTSFLNHNTMKKIKTQAKKRNIKLVCAKRSVSCVYCEYCKVFGLDREFKCER
- a CDS encoding 1-aminocyclopropane-1-carboxylate deaminase, giving the protein MKIEPIYFKGRRFWILRDDLIRGEFNGNKARKLAYFLNLNPINRFISHGSSQSNAMYSISVLAKMRGVKFLYFTHHICDFLLKNPCGNYAAALKNGMEIHLSDNPSQSAKNECKYSQDIFIPEGVAMSEAELGFKEQAKIIMDFAKKNGIKFDIFLPSGTGCSAAFLAKNLDDMAVWTTPCVGDSDYLKREILSLDPFSKVNILNPPKKYHFGKIYAEIYAIYKELLDSCGVEFELLYDGVGWLTLMANLDIFKGEILYIHQGGMLGNITLLDRYRRKFDM
- a CDS encoding OmpA family protein, which produces MKIDISNDEKSSFWLSFAGLMTGLFFLFVLVVGVVVVRYSIFASELLYLQKDLNENITSLNAANKELKNKHDSINEFVNKLKANPDAATLDKLYKNLNQELAKSTTTINSSLDVISLKNDELITQIYTQDEQISNLKIEIEQKDSEIEILQKDLQSTKQSLETYTKIRENIGISLQSKLGSIAKIDPKNAEVTMSAAKIFNINSTAIRDDAKFDLRRIFKVYFDYILSPDIAKNIDKIIIECHTDSDGGYLHNLELSQKRALEIMKFAYATYKDSNLSKYLIAVGKSNSEIVLKDGVEDPVASFRVKIKFDLKDSQYFIEQVLN
- a CDS encoding MotA/TolQ/ExbB proton channel family protein; its protein translation is MEKESELGEISLPEDGNRQSKLVYFKIVLLPVLIYVACLLCYFGVIKLDMGLDIVVIMGVMLVIALIFARHSAELGCCLFEQKKDLFKKELKNYIIKTLLTIGKDRKSNGSFDQFALKYSKDVRNDNYASVATGVFPMLGVFGTFISIAISMPTLSSADILALEGEITKLFAGIGSSFYICAYGIFLALWWIFFERFGISRFEKLIARQKNATIPFFWTSEEIQQRYMQETLGSFEKIGVIFDYVSKQEFFKELDNVIERKFDNFTKLLKTEEDAVKVSSEHIKQTMGMLIKSQRDQKDMIKIHAEIINVLNLFNSNIKELQIKWSENYTRLQSISDERVARLDKSVNDLGMNISKFERSLEEFSINILEKQQLALDGFKVAMIDGMQAFRYVFDEESTTKDNSSAIVEELKKSIQEIDNEANIALEKLENSDYESLSKSIENSQDENKTVNEKND
- the fbaA gene encoding class II fructose-bisphosphate aldolase; protein product: MGVMDIVKPGVVWGDDLSKLYDYAKSEGFAIPAVNVVGSHSVNAVMEAAKIANSPVIIQFSNGGASYYAGKSCPNSDVLGAIAGAKHVHLLAQAYGVAVILHTDHAARKLLPWIDALIQASRENIKNCGVPLFSSHMLDLSEEPLDENIATCQEYLKSLSSLGIALEIELGVTGGEEDGVDNTNVDNALLYTQPEDVALAYETLGAISDKFSIAASFGNVHGVYKPGNVVLRPEILKNSQEYIKAKFNTTDNKPVNFVFHGGSGSELADIKAAVSYGVIKMNIDTDTQWAFWDGVREYEAKNHSYLQGQIGNPEGSDKPNKKYYDPRKWLRYGEESMVKRLLEAYENLNCMNKN
- a CDS encoding peptidylprolyl isomerase; translated protein: MKKGLFLALSLAASMSLNAAVLASVNGKDIKEEDLAPLLGAHGSDFNKIPEQMKKQLIEMAINGELILEQAKKDGIDKTKEYKDALKFSEDNVLRNVWTQNEYKKIKISNADVKAFYEKNKDTIFVSPAQVKAKHILVGTQKEAEDIIAQLKGLKGDALTSKFSELAKTKSIDRGSAANGGELGWFDESRMVPAFSKAAFGLKNGAITIKPVKSEFGYHVILKEDSKAKTTVAYDKVKNNIEEQLRAEKFRGVMQDKMDKLRQGAKIEYK
- the nth gene encoding endonuclease III, which translates into the protein MRSKRDIDRIKALFLEHFSGAKTELHFRNLYELLVAVMLSAQCTDKRVNLITPALFREYPDIKALANANLMSLKLLINSCSFFNNKAVNLIKMANSVMSDFNGEIPLDEKSLVKLAGVGQKTAHVVLIEYQEANLMAVDTHVFRVSHRLGLSTAKTPQATEIDLVKAFKTNLNTLHQAMVLHGRYTCKAIKPKCDECFLKELCRAKI
- a CDS encoding motility associated factor glycosyltransferase family protein; the encoded protein is MQDYDKDIEARDFQEFQKILEARIKSEPTPSIFTKNIVALSAINFRLAKAVYDLETNRKFDVFAGKTNLDINIINTELKEPIYAKSPAEHTKAMLDEFKAKYALYPSLFFFGLGNGNFYAKLLQNQTHEKIIVFEPEIEIIFIAFNLCDFGADIFHERFIVAHPSYFRDGQIELICHFEAVIANIRNYNFHIYSDYYAKNYGDIAQKINQKIIESSSKVILNSGNDAYDNLLGIKHVIYNLPNVYSSLQLKDIIDLNISKNKTAIIASTGPSLNKQIELLKKVAPHALILIPDASYHVLKLHGIKPDFVTTMERVEKTSEFFQSQPSEFDNDIVFMAASLTHPQTSKNLEGRNRTYAHRPIRFEFLLKDDIPFMSRGPSSAHFAFDMALRLKCERIIFIGQDLAFGKDGASHAKGNMFENYIKEDGTITINPNARQRPQTAIAYGGVGEVKSTDVWNFFRGYFESMMEPVHHDYKVKVYNATEGGARIHGMIEKPFSELVDEILAENTAKSIIIPKPVGLQSAKSKIKSQKELIESFIKYGLEKQKLCEELFKKISKAVESANRDIERGKEPYYPKFYELKERIDRFKNNLKNDEIFDAGYYHVANNFCLHQEMEFGELMVRPENNKNDKDKKIFEYVRQHGYYFFSLAGMMEATRDTMSESLKSWDVELIS